In Halalkalicoccus subterraneus, a single genomic region encodes these proteins:
- a CDS encoding ATP-dependent DNA helicase has protein sequence MPAWHDVFGHDEPYESQADGIETAIETADDRGFTVLEGACGTGKTMLALTAGIDRVRDPDSDYERVLVLTSVKQQLRQFETDLETINANLPEGWNPVSGLTLVGKADVCPYNRENAGGINGENVYDRCETLRDKTRSLVGDGGTTSASALSAQARSQQVGLADSGNAGGEFLETAGEPTPYPSELPEHEDVEYCPFYAGYLDDLPEDGDAIESVPFDITEQGHLTPAELVGLSASYGTCPHSMMGALLPDVEVVVGNYYHAFDPLTTGSFTGALLDESTFLICDEAHMLEPRVRDLVSDGVADTTLRDAETELTRVIQAAETAPETASEGATADARLVREELEDSDVTLSECKELRAFLADLREELDRRVEDHLEREHGGWKADLSVLPDDEIPLRDPEEPGRDGISEWAEEAGYDGGTWVRARSVGAIVERVLDTAEDEERTRATPVVGRLLGSWYQADHEKHFREIELERTWNDLEPEGSWRRAYSARLALFNCVPGDAIGDRLAEFGGGVLMSATLEPLDVFREVTGLDALAEDRPVVERTFPIEFPAENRASFAVDAPKFTYANRGNPAEENPTRRLYGDLLAEVADSPGNVLVGMPNYAEAAWAAGVLEARIDGPVLLDESSGDGETEALKREFFGGEEKVLVTSLRGTLTEGVDYSGDRLSAAVICGVPIINTASPRTKAVRTAYERAFGDGFEYALTVPAVRKARQAIGRVIRGPEEVGVRVLLDARYARESWDGVRKHFPEGEREEFQPVSSDMLGFGLKQFWERH, from the coding sequence ATGCCCGCTTGGCACGACGTCTTCGGTCACGACGAGCCATACGAGAGTCAAGCGGACGGTATCGAAACCGCGATCGAAACCGCCGACGACCGGGGATTTACCGTCCTCGAAGGCGCCTGCGGAACCGGGAAGACGATGCTCGCGCTCACCGCCGGAATCGACCGGGTGCGCGACCCCGACAGCGACTACGAGCGGGTCCTCGTCCTCACCAGCGTCAAACAGCAGCTCCGGCAGTTCGAGACCGACCTCGAAACGATCAACGCGAACCTCCCCGAGGGGTGGAATCCGGTTTCGGGGCTGACGTTGGTGGGAAAGGCCGACGTCTGTCCGTACAACCGCGAGAACGCGGGCGGCATCAATGGGGAGAACGTCTACGACCGGTGTGAGACCTTACGCGATAAAACGCGGTCGCTGGTCGGCGACGGCGGGACCACGAGCGCGAGCGCGCTGAGCGCCCAGGCGCGAAGCCAGCAGGTCGGGCTGGCCGACAGCGGGAACGCTGGTGGCGAGTTCCTCGAAACCGCGGGCGAACCGACGCCGTACCCGTCCGAACTACCCGAACACGAGGACGTCGAGTACTGTCCCTTCTACGCGGGATATCTCGACGACCTGCCGGAGGACGGCGACGCCATCGAGTCCGTTCCCTTCGACATCACCGAGCAGGGCCATCTGACGCCCGCGGAGCTCGTCGGGCTGTCGGCCTCCTACGGCACCTGCCCCCACTCGATGATGGGCGCGCTGCTCCCCGATGTCGAAGTCGTCGTGGGAAACTACTACCACGCGTTCGACCCTCTCACGACGGGCTCGTTTACCGGCGCGTTGCTCGACGAGTCGACCTTCCTGATCTGCGACGAGGCCCACATGCTCGAACCGCGGGTTCGGGACCTCGTCAGCGACGGAGTAGCAGACACCACCCTCCGGGACGCTGAGACCGAGCTCACGCGGGTGATCCAGGCCGCCGAGACGGCCCCAGAGACCGCCTCCGAAGGCGCTACCGCCGACGCCCGGCTCGTCCGCGAGGAGTTAGAGGACAGTGACGTCACCCTTTCCGAGTGCAAGGAGCTGCGGGCGTTTCTCGCTGACCTCCGCGAAGAACTCGACCGGCGAGTCGAGGACCACCTCGAGCGCGAACACGGTGGCTGGAAGGCGGACCTCTCCGTCCTTCCCGACGACGAGATCCCGCTTCGCGACCCCGAGGAGCCGGGACGGGACGGCATCTCGGAATGGGCCGAGGAGGCGGGCTACGACGGCGGGACGTGGGTACGCGCCCGATCGGTCGGCGCGATCGTCGAGCGGGTTCTCGATACTGCGGAAGACGAAGAACGCACCCGGGCGACCCCGGTAGTCGGCCGCCTGCTCGGGAGCTGGTATCAGGCCGACCACGAGAAACACTTCCGCGAGATCGAGCTGGAACGGACGTGGAACGACCTCGAACCCGAAGGGTCGTGGCGGCGGGCCTACAGCGCCCGGCTGGCGCTGTTCAACTGCGTGCCGGGCGACGCCATCGGCGACCGACTCGCGGAGTTCGGCGGCGGCGTGCTGATGAGTGCGACCCTTGAACCGCTCGACGTCTTTCGGGAGGTCACCGGGCTGGACGCGCTCGCGGAGGACCGCCCGGTCGTCGAGCGGACCTTCCCCATCGAGTTCCCCGCCGAGAACCGCGCGAGCTTCGCGGTGGACGCCCCGAAGTTCACCTACGCGAATCGCGGCAACCCCGCTGAAGAGAACCCGACGCGCCGGCTCTACGGCGATCTGCTTGCCGAGGTCGCCGACAGCCCCGGCAACGTCCTCGTCGGGATGCCGAACTACGCGGAGGCGGCCTGGGCCGCCGGAGTGCTCGAAGCCCGAATCGACGGACCCGTACTGCTCGACGAGAGCTCCGGCGACGGCGAGACGGAGGCCCTGAAACGCGAGTTCTTCGGCGGCGAGGAGAAGGTGCTGGTGACGAGTCTCAGAGGAACCCTAACGGAGGGCGTCGACTACAGCGGCGACCGCCTCTCGGCGGCCGTGATCTGTGGCGTGCCGATCATCAACACCGCGAGTCCGCGGACGAAGGCCGTTCGGACCGCCTACGAGCGCGCCTTCGGCGACGGGTTCGAGTACGCGTTGACGGTGCCGGCGGTGCGCAAGGCCCGCCAGGCGATCGGGCGGGTCATCCGCGGGCCCGAGGAGGTCGGCGTGCGCGTGCTACTCGACGCCCGGTATGCCCGTGAGTCGTGGGACGGGGTCAGAAAGCACTTCCCCGAGGGCGAACGCGAGGAGTTCCAGCCCGTGAGTTCTGACATGCTCGGGTTCGGTCTCAAACAATTCTGGGAGCGCCACTGA
- a CDS encoding peroxiredoxin, with the protein MLDPGTDAPSFTLDNQHGEPVSLDEFDRVVVYFYPRADTPGCTTEACGFRDSWTDFEERDVAVVGISDDPVSDLEPFAEEYDLPFDLLSDPDGEVAAAYDSYGEKNMFGKTFDGTFRNTYVVEDGEIVAAYEGVSPEDHAEELLDDLE; encoded by the coding sequence ATGCTCGACCCCGGCACCGACGCCCCGTCGTTCACCCTCGACAACCAGCACGGCGAACCCGTCAGCCTCGACGAGTTCGACCGCGTGGTCGTCTACTTCTACCCGCGGGCCGACACCCCCGGCTGCACCACCGAGGCCTGCGGTTTCCGCGACTCCTGGACCGATTTCGAGGAGCGCGACGTCGCGGTCGTTGGGATCAGTGACGACCCCGTTTCGGATCTCGAACCGTTCGCCGAGGAGTACGACCTGCCCTTCGACCTGTTGAGCGATCCCGACGGCGAGGTCGCGGCGGCCTATGACTCCTATGGCGAGAAGAACATGTTCGGAAAGACCTTCGACGGGACCTTCAGGAACACCTACGTCGTCGAGGACGGCGAGATCGTCGCGGCCTACGAGGGCGTCTCGCCTGAGGACCACGCCGAGGAACTCCTCGACGATCTCGAGTGA